In Leptodesmis sichuanensis A121, the following are encoded in one genomic region:
- the panC gene encoding pantoate--beta-alanine ligase, whose product MRLFTTIAGLRSYLELNRFSPPRLEGIAVDENPPLLLPLDVGLVPTMGALHNGHLSLIRRARRENKILVVSIFVNPLQFGPNEDFQRYPRTLEQDRVLCESAGVDALFVPDAVEMGVAERRYGGNGGTGEGRGDGESHSNPPTLHPIPMTQVLPPTGIISGLCGRTRVGHFQGVATIVTKLLHIVQPQRAYFGQKDAQQLAVIRKMVADLNLPVEIVGCPIVREASGLAMSSRNRYLTAEEQQQAASVYQGLKNADRLFQSGERLSSTLIEAVKEVLKTVPAIAPEYIELVHPMTMEPLTQVQNAGLLAVAARLGSTRLIDNILLINRKPIVAIDGPAGAGKSTVARRVAATLDLFYLDTGAMYRALTWLVLQSGIRTEDQPEIAELVSRCEIEFREQGSEIGDRESGIGDPVKIQNSKFKIQNSPSIWINGQEVTQAIRSLEVTSQVSAIAAQPAVREALVRQQQRYGQQGGIVVEGRDIGTYVFPDAELKIFLTASVQERARRRQKDLQTQGIADISLGELEQAIQERDRKDSTRALAPLRKADDAIELNTDGLTVEQVVDKIVDLYRSAICNI is encoded by the coding sequence GTGCGACTGTTCACCACGATCGCAGGGTTACGCTCCTACCTGGAGTTAAACCGCTTTAGCCCACCCCGGCTAGAGGGAATTGCTGTCGATGAAAATCCTCCCTTACTCCTGCCGCTGGATGTCGGTTTAGTGCCGACCATGGGGGCACTCCATAACGGACATTTAAGCTTAATTCGACGAGCGCGACGAGAAAATAAAATTCTGGTCGTCAGCATTTTCGTGAACCCGCTGCAATTTGGTCCCAATGAGGACTTTCAACGCTATCCCCGGACTCTGGAGCAGGATAGGGTGTTATGTGAAAGTGCAGGGGTAGACGCTCTATTTGTGCCAGATGCGGTAGAGATGGGGGTGGCGGAGAGACGGTATGGGGGAAATGGGGGAACTGGAGAAGGTAGGGGAGATGGGGAAAGCCATTCCAACCCCCCCACTCTACACCCCATTCCCATGACTCAGGTGCTTCCTCCCACGGGAATCATTTCTGGGTTGTGTGGTCGCACGCGAGTGGGGCATTTTCAGGGAGTGGCGACGATCGTCACCAAATTGTTGCATATTGTGCAGCCGCAACGGGCTTACTTTGGGCAGAAGGATGCTCAACAATTGGCAGTCATCCGGAAAATGGTCGCAGATCTGAATTTACCTGTGGAAATTGTCGGTTGTCCGATCGTGCGGGAAGCCAGTGGTCTGGCGATGAGTTCACGAAATCGTTATCTGACGGCTGAGGAACAGCAGCAAGCCGCTTCGGTTTATCAAGGACTGAAAAATGCAGACAGACTTTTTCAATCTGGAGAGCGTTTGAGTAGTACCCTAATTGAGGCGGTTAAGGAGGTATTAAAAACGGTGCCTGCGATCGCCCCTGAATATATTGAACTTGTTCACCCCATGACTATGGAGCCTTTAACTCAAGTGCAAAATGCTGGTTTGCTGGCCGTGGCCGCTCGCCTGGGTTCTACCCGCCTGATTGATAATATTCTGTTAATCAACCGCAAACCAATTGTGGCGATCGATGGGCCAGCCGGAGCCGGTAAGTCTACCGTGGCTCGGCGGGTTGCGGCAACGCTGGACTTGTTTTACCTGGATACGGGAGCCATGTATCGGGCACTCACCTGGCTTGTCCTGCAGTCCGGCATCCGCACTGAAGATCAACCAGAGATTGCGGAATTAGTCAGCCGATGTGAGATTGAGTTCAGGGAACAGGGATCGGAGATCGGGGATCGGGAATCGGGAATCGGAGATCCGGTCAAAATTCAAAATTCAAAATTCAAAATTCAAAATTCTCCTTCTATCTGGATTAATGGGCAAGAGGTGACGCAGGCCATTCGGAGTTTGGAGGTGACCTCGCAGGTTTCGGCGATCGCCGCTCAACCTGCCGTACGGGAGGCACTGGTGCGGCAGCAACAACGGTATGGCCAGCAGGGAGGCATTGTGGTTGAGGGACGGGACATTGGTACCTACGTCTTTCCGGATGCGGAGTTGAAAATCTTTTTAACAGCCTCGGTGCAGGAGCGGGCACGCCGTCGTCAGAAGGACTTGCAGACTCAAGGGATCGCCGATATCAGTCTGGGTGAGTTGGAGCAGGCGATTCAGGAGCGCGATCGCAAAGACAGCACTCGTGCGCTGGCTCCCTTACGGAAAGCCGATGATGCGATCGAACTGAATACGGATGGTCTGACCGTTGAACAGGTGGTGGATAAAATTGTTGATCTGTATCGATCGGCAATTTGTAACATTTAA
- a CDS encoding potassium channel family protein, whose amino-acid sequence MKSSLRRMLMGGAFLLLTLVIAVTGYLLAGWNLLDALYMVVITVFGVGFGEMGPMTPQLRVFTMFVIIAGCTSVAYILGGFLQMITEGEIKRALGVRRMMREIDTLTDHVIICGYGRIGQILARKMDEAGQLFVLIDNDSQRAAAAEAKGYLVRLGSAMDENVLESVGIHRAKYLATVLPDDAANVFITLTARSLNPNLFILSRGEYPSTERKLIQAGADRVVSPAAIGALRMAHMITHPAALEFLDKDSGRATLNELLSQLDIQVDELMITASSNLLGATIGTVEIQGKGTFIVVALRKADGSTIIRPKPDELLAEGDTLILMGHTGDIPKFAKHHALKRQMQYRGARFSSRLK is encoded by the coding sequence ATGAAAAGCTCACTGAGACGAATGTTGATGGGAGGAGCTTTTTTATTGCTCACCCTGGTGATTGCTGTAACGGGGTATCTGCTAGCGGGTTGGAACCTGCTGGATGCGCTTTACATGGTAGTGATTACGGTGTTCGGGGTTGGCTTTGGTGAGATGGGGCCAATGACCCCTCAGTTAAGAGTTTTCACCATGTTTGTCATCATTGCCGGATGCACCTCTGTAGCCTACATTCTGGGTGGCTTCCTGCAGATGATTACTGAGGGCGAAATCAAGCGAGCATTGGGGGTAAGACGAATGATGCGGGAAATTGACACCCTGACGGATCATGTCATTATCTGCGGGTATGGACGGATTGGCCAAATTCTGGCTCGCAAGATGGATGAAGCAGGACAATTGTTTGTCTTAATTGACAATGACAGTCAACGTGCTGCCGCCGCCGAAGCCAAGGGATATCTCGTCCGTCTGGGCAGCGCCATGGATGAAAATGTCTTGGAGTCCGTTGGTATTCATCGTGCCAAGTATCTAGCCACTGTGCTGCCAGACGATGCCGCTAATGTCTTCATCACCCTTACGGCCCGCAGCCTGAATCCCAATCTGTTTATTTTGTCGCGGGGAGAATACCCTTCAACAGAAAGAAAGCTGATCCAGGCCGGAGCCGATCGCGTGGTTTCTCCAGCCGCGATCGGTGCATTGCGAATGGCTCACATGATTACCCATCCAGCCGCCCTGGAATTTTTAGACAAGGATAGCGGACGCGCTACCCTGAATGAATTGCTGTCCCAATTGGATATTCAGGTAGATGAATTGATGATTACCGCCAGTTCCAACCTCTTAGGAGCTACTATTGGAACTGTGGAAATTCAGGGAAAAGGCACCTTTATCGTAGTTGCACTGCGCAAAGCCGATGGGTCTACTATTATTCGTCCCAAGCCTGACGAACTTTTAGCCGAAGGTGACACTCTCATCCTGATGGGGCATACAGGTGATATTCCTAAATTTGCCAAACATCACGCCCTCAAGCGACAAATGCAATATCGTGGAGCCAGGTTCTCCAGTCGATTGAAGTAA
- a CDS encoding ATP-binding protein, whose amino-acid sequence MATSPALAYSLLCDATSLLLYQSVLENEVGQSFLHLLQAIHQVEQSTTPDPAAYLACLRAYSGWFNHLANCNQDWAGHLVTRILRDDNPFSRQASYRDWSQLPEPLVNAARQDLQGLQHLADCNSASLSTWIATTCLVPSPLVWQTDFHPPPGSPWEWFQQSPDWQMLVEPLASYYRAHGTGMVSEYRAFRWQAGHLVGIPHPDPVRLSHLVGYEAQREALLKNTEFLLAGYPALHVLLYGSRGSGKSSLVKALLHEYGEAGLRLIEVGKSDLRELPAIADQLRELPQKFIIFVDDLSFEEDEDTFKALKVVLEGNLTARPQNVVVYATSNRRHLIREFFGDRPRPKDSDEVHAWDTVQEKLSFSDRFGLTLTFEPPNQASYLQIIHHLAKQAGIALPESDLEFQALQWATRHNGRSGRTARQFIDFLKADLSLFGESQ is encoded by the coding sequence ATGGCAACTTCTCCTGCTTTGGCCTATTCTCTGCTTTGTGATGCCACCTCTCTCCTCTTGTATCAATCGGTTTTAGAGAATGAAGTTGGGCAGTCTTTTTTACACCTACTCCAGGCTATCCATCAGGTTGAGCAGTCCACCACTCCTGATCCTGCGGCCTATCTGGCGTGTTTGCGAGCATACAGCGGCTGGTTTAACCATCTAGCCAATTGCAATCAGGACTGGGCAGGGCATTTAGTCACTCGCATTCTGCGGGATGACAATCCATTTAGCCGACAGGCCAGTTACCGGGATTGGTCTCAGCTACCTGAACCTCTAGTGAATGCGGCTCGCCAGGATTTGCAAGGGTTACAGCATCTGGCGGATTGTAACAGTGCGTCCCTGAGCACCTGGATTGCCACAACTTGCCTGGTTCCGTCACCATTAGTCTGGCAAACTGACTTTCACCCACCGCCAGGTTCTCCCTGGGAATGGTTCCAACAGTCTCCAGACTGGCAAATGCTTGTGGAACCTCTGGCCAGCTATTACCGCGCTCATGGTACAGGCATGGTTTCAGAATATCGAGCCTTTCGCTGGCAGGCGGGACATCTGGTAGGAATTCCTCATCCCGATCCGGTGCGACTGTCCCATCTGGTCGGGTACGAGGCGCAGCGAGAAGCATTGTTGAAAAACACAGAATTTTTGCTGGCGGGCTATCCGGCCTTGCATGTCTTGCTTTATGGCAGTCGAGGATCGGGCAAGTCTTCCCTGGTGAAAGCTTTGTTACATGAATATGGAGAGGCCGGATTACGGTTGATTGAGGTTGGCAAGTCAGATTTACGCGAGTTACCTGCGATCGCTGACCAACTGCGAGAACTCCCTCAAAAGTTCATCATTTTTGTCGATGATCTGTCCTTTGAGGAAGACGAGGATACTTTTAAAGCCTTGAAAGTCGTTTTGGAAGGCAACTTGACGGCCCGTCCACAAAATGTTGTGGTCTATGCAACGTCGAATCGGCGGCATTTAATCCGAGAGTTTTTTGGCGATCGGCCCCGTCCTAAAGATAGTGATGAAGTTCATGCCTGGGATACAGTTCAGGAAAAGCTGTCATTTAGCGATCGCTTTGGCCTTACCTTGACCTTTGAACCTCCAAACCAGGCCAGCTATCTACAAATCATCCACCATCTCGCGAAGCAGGCCGGAATTGCTTTACCTGAATCGGATCTGGAATTTCAGGCACTCCAGTGGGCAACCCGGCATAATGGTCGCTCTGGACGAACGGCCCGCCAATTTATTGATTTTCTCAAAGCCGATTTGTCTCTCTTTGGGGAAAGCCAGTAG
- a CDS encoding MotA/TolQ/ExbB proton channel family protein, translated as MEFGNWFASGGVVMLPLLGFSILAVALIIERIAFWIRVARRQDRLVGDVLALYKRNPQTAFLRLQENLDLPMARIFLAALELDRPNPEEFRLALESAAQAEIPLLKRFNTVFETIISLSPLLGLLGTVLGLIQSFASLKVGDIGGSNTVGVSAGVGQALISTACGLAVAIFTLLFANTFRGLYLRQIALIQEYGGQLELLYRRRSEQQGVTPYAST; from the coding sequence ATGGAGTTTGGAAATTGGTTTGCTTCAGGCGGGGTGGTGATGTTGCCACTGCTCGGCTTCTCCATTCTGGCCGTAGCATTAATTATTGAACGAATTGCCTTTTGGATACGAGTTGCCCGCCGTCAGGATCGACTGGTAGGAGATGTGCTGGCACTCTATAAGCGGAATCCTCAAACGGCGTTTCTGAGGTTGCAGGAAAACCTCGATTTACCCATGGCACGAATTTTTTTGGCGGCTTTGGAACTCGATCGTCCAAACCCTGAAGAATTTCGTCTGGCTCTGGAAAGTGCCGCTCAAGCAGAAATCCCCTTGCTAAAACGATTTAACACCGTCTTTGAAACGATTATTAGCCTCTCTCCCCTACTGGGCTTACTGGGCACTGTTTTGGGTTTGATCCAATCCTTCGCCTCACTAAAAGTGGGAGATATTGGCGGCAGTAATACAGTCGGTGTGAGTGCTGGCGTAGGTCAGGCTTTGATTTCTACCGCTTGTGGTCTAGCCGTCGCAATTTTCACCCTCCTGTTCGCCAATACCTTCCGGGGGCTGTATCTACGGCAAATCGCCTTGATTCAAGAATACGGTGGACAACTGGAATTGCTCTACCGTCGTCGCTCGGAACAGCAAGGAGTTACCCCCTATGCGTCTACCTGA
- a CDS encoding ExbD/TolR family protein, with protein MRLPEEPDLPFQINIVPMIDVIFAILTFFIMSSLFLTRSTGLPVNLPKATTAQDQRSSKVTVTVDATGNLRLNQQPIQLNDLQSRVRALSGNGSQLVIINADQQVSHGQVVAVMDQLRQIPGVKLAIATK; from the coding sequence ATGCGTCTACCTGAAGAACCCGATCTACCGTTTCAGATCAACATCGTGCCGATGATCGATGTGATCTTTGCCATTCTGACGTTTTTCATTATGTCCTCCCTGTTCCTGACGCGATCGACTGGCTTACCCGTCAACCTGCCCAAAGCCACAACGGCTCAAGACCAGCGTTCCAGTAAGGTGACAGTTACTGTTGACGCTACGGGCAATCTCCGCCTTAACCAACAGCCCATTCAACTGAACGACTTGCAATCCCGCGTTCGCGCTTTATCAGGAAACGGTTCACAATTGGTCATTATTAACGCCGACCAGCAAGTCAGCCACGGTCAAGTGGTAGCCGTCATGGATCAGTTGCGTCAGATTCCGGGAGTGAAGTTGGCGATCGCGACAAAATAA
- a CDS encoding type II toxin-antitoxin system PemK/MazF family toxin, whose amino-acid sequence MYRGEIWWANLPNPVGSEPGYRRPVLVIQDDTFTQSRIRTIIVVIITSNVQLAEVPGNVLLPREVSGLPKDSVANVSQIFTVDKTFLVERVGALPDYLQEEVDEGLQTILYL is encoded by the coding sequence ATGTATCGAGGAGAAATTTGGTGGGCGAATTTACCCAATCCAGTAGGTTCAGAACCCGGATATCGCCGTCCTGTCTTAGTGATTCAAGATGATACTTTCACTCAAAGTCGTATTAGAACAATTATTGTTGTCATCATTACCTCAAATGTTCAGTTGGCAGAGGTGCCGGGCAATGTATTATTACCTCGTGAGGTATCCGGTTTACCGAAAGATTCCGTTGCAAACGTCTCTCAGATTTTCACAGTTGATAAAACATTTTTAGTTGAGCGCGTTGGTGCGTTACCTGATTATTTACAGGAGGAGGTAGATGAAGGTTTACAAACAATCTTGTATCTCTAG
- a CDS encoding ABC transporter permease, translated as MNSFRFRPTFPISWQALFSLLIFGFMYLPILVLTIYSFNDSRYSTVWKGFTWKWYQSLLQDSRILTALTNSLIVAVVAVAIAAVIGTLMAVGLAKYHFFGKRVYQGVAYLPLIIPDIAIAVATLVFLAAVAIPLSGGLIHLSLGTIIAAHVVFCLAYIALVVSTRLTDLDPHLEEAALDLGATPAQALLQVLLPELMPAIVAGCLLAFVLSLDDFLIASFTAGGGAATLPMEIFSRIRTGVKPDINALSVILILSSGFLFALAEYLRYRSEKKRFE; from the coding sequence ATGAACAGCTTTCGCTTCAGACCCACATTTCCGATCTCCTGGCAGGCCTTGTTTTCGCTGCTGATTTTTGGGTTCATGTACCTGCCCATTCTGGTACTGACCATTTACAGCTTCAACGATTCTCGCTACAGCACCGTTTGGAAGGGATTCACCTGGAAGTGGTATCAATCGCTGTTGCAGGATAGCCGCATTTTAACCGCTCTGACGAATAGTTTGATCGTGGCCGTGGTGGCGGTGGCGATCGCAGCCGTCATCGGTACTCTAATGGCCGTTGGATTAGCCAAATACCATTTCTTCGGTAAGCGGGTGTATCAAGGAGTGGCCTACCTACCGCTGATTATTCCCGATATTGCGATCGCCGTAGCCACCCTGGTGTTTCTGGCTGCCGTGGCGATTCCCCTGAGCGGTGGCTTAATCCATTTGAGCCTGGGTACGATTATTGCCGCCCATGTGGTCTTTTGTCTGGCTTACATTGCGCTGGTTGTTTCCACCCGCCTCACCGACCTGGATCCCCACCTGGAAGAAGCCGCTCTGGATTTAGGAGCCACTCCTGCCCAAGCCTTGTTGCAAGTATTACTTCCGGAGTTGATGCCTGCGATCGTGGCTGGTTGCCTGTTAGCCTTTGTCCTGAGTCTGGATGATTTCTTGATTGCCAGCTTTACCGCTGGAGGAGGAGCCGCCACCCTGCCGATGGAAATCTTTAGCCGCATCCGAACAGGCGTTAAACCCGACATCAACGCCCTTAGCGTCATTTTAATTCTCTCGTCGGGCTTCCTCTTTGCCCTGGCCGAATACCTGCGCTATCGCAGCGAGAAAAAGCGGTTTGAGTAG
- a CDS encoding ABC transporter permease yields MATHFPSLAPESESKTSPAWLQPLLMLAPAGIWLVLMLVIPTLLIFQLSLVPGIRPGQVVNPSGLDNYFRIFQPDYWPVLLRSLSFSLGTTFFCLLLGFPVAYWIALMVPKRWQNLVLLAFVLPLWTSSLLRSYAWITILRPTGLLNSALTSLGLPPLDILNREPAVLIGMTYSLLPYMVLILYASLEKLDRRLLEAAADLGATPRQAFWKITVPQSLTGIAAGGLLVFITCMGDFVNPEVLGGASSMTIARLVYNQFLGATQNWGFGSALSMLLILIVSIAIALLLKYGDRSGAGGV; encoded by the coding sequence ATGGCAACTCATTTCCCTTCCTTAGCACCTGAATCAGAATCAAAAACGTCTCCTGCATGGCTGCAACCGCTGTTAATGCTGGCTCCAGCAGGAATATGGTTGGTTTTGATGCTGGTCATTCCGACTTTGCTGATTTTTCAACTCAGCCTGGTGCCGGGAATTCGGCCTGGTCAGGTGGTAAATCCATCCGGGTTGGATAATTATTTCCGCATTTTTCAGCCGGATTACTGGCCAGTATTGCTGCGATCGCTCTCTTTCTCGCTGGGAACTACCTTCTTCTGTTTATTGTTGGGGTTTCCCGTGGCTTATTGGATTGCTTTGATGGTGCCAAAGCGGTGGCAGAATCTGGTGTTATTAGCCTTTGTCTTACCCCTGTGGACTTCTTCTTTACTGCGTTCCTACGCCTGGATTACCATCTTGCGACCCACAGGGCTGTTGAATAGTGCGTTGACCAGCCTGGGGCTGCCACCGCTGGATATCCTGAACCGGGAACCTGCCGTGTTAATTGGTATGACCTATAGCCTGTTGCCCTACATGGTGTTGATTTTGTATGCCTCCCTAGAAAAGCTCGATCGCCGCTTACTAGAGGCCGCAGCAGATTTGGGCGCGACTCCCCGACAAGCCTTCTGGAAAATTACCGTACCCCAAAGCCTGACCGGAATTGCGGCTGGAGGCTTACTGGTATTCATTACCTGCATGGGAGATTTTGTCAATCCGGAGGTGTTAGGAGGAGCTTCTAGCATGACAATCGCTCGGCTAGTCTACAACCAATTTTTGGGAGCCACTCAAAACTGGGGGTTTGGTTCCGCTCTGAGTATGTTGTTGATTTTGATTGTCAGTATCGCGATCGCCTTGCTGTTGAAATACGGCGATCGTAGTGGAGCCGGAGGAGTATAG
- a CDS encoding polyamine ABC transporter substrate-binding protein: MSSLPSLSRRQFLQMTVTVSGLALSGCGWTLAEVRPTTEAKGNKEELSIYTWDSYVDPQLTETFKTQTGIQVVADIFNSNETMLATFQAGKGGVYSVIYPSDYKVSEMIKRNFLSPLDHSRLTGLTELLPQFQNSVYDPGNRYSVPISWGTTGLLFNTDALPPPEDWDYLWKQQQQLNRKMTLLDDMREVMGATLKSLGHSYNSTKPRAIRQAYEKLLKLKPAVTTFTTDAWKDRLLAGDLLLAMVYSADAVRLIHENPDSKLAYVIPKSGTSLWSDTMVIPRTAPNPDAAYAWINFMLQPAIAADITQRLFFATPNQGAMDQLPTSLRNNQNLFPPDEVLQRCERIQPLAPKVTELYEQYWTKLTSA; the protein is encoded by the coding sequence ATGTCCTCCCTCCCTTCCCTTTCCCGTCGTCAGTTTTTGCAGATGACCGTTACAGTCTCAGGGCTGGCTCTTTCAGGGTGCGGCTGGACCCTGGCAGAGGTTCGTCCGACAACAGAGGCAAAGGGAAATAAAGAGGAGTTATCCATTTACACCTGGGATAGTTACGTCGATCCGCAGTTGACTGAAACCTTTAAGACGCAGACAGGAATTCAGGTGGTGGCTGATATCTTTAATTCCAATGAAACCATGTTGGCCACATTTCAGGCGGGGAAGGGTGGCGTTTACAGCGTGATTTATCCCTCCGACTACAAGGTGTCGGAGATGATCAAACGCAATTTTCTCAGCCCTCTGGATCACTCCCGCTTAACTGGGCTGACAGAGTTGTTACCCCAATTTCAAAACTCCGTCTATGACCCCGGAAATCGGTATAGTGTTCCCATTAGTTGGGGAACCACAGGTCTGCTCTTTAATACCGACGCACTTCCGCCTCCGGAGGATTGGGACTATCTCTGGAAGCAGCAGCAGCAACTCAACCGGAAAATGACGCTTTTGGATGATATGCGAGAAGTGATGGGAGCCACCTTGAAATCTCTGGGGCATTCCTACAACTCCACAAAACCGCGAGCAATCAGGCAGGCTTACGAAAAGCTACTGAAGTTGAAGCCTGCGGTCACCACGTTTACCACCGATGCCTGGAAAGACCGCTTACTAGCTGGGGATTTGTTGTTAGCCATGGTTTACTCTGCCGATGCCGTGCGATTAATCCATGAAAATCCCGATAGCAAACTGGCTTACGTCATCCCTAAAAGCGGCACCTCCCTTTGGAGCGACACGATGGTGATTCCCAGAACGGCTCCCAATCCCGATGCCGCTTACGCCTGGATTAACTTCATGCTGCAACCCGCGATCGCCGCTGACATCACCCAGCGACTCTTTTTTGCCACTCCCAATCAGGGAGCAATGGATCAACTCCCGACGAGTCTGAGAAACAATCAAAATTTATTTCCGCCCGATGAGGTACTGCAACGCTGTGAACGCATTCAACCCCTGGCTCCCAAAGTTACTGAACTGTATGAGCAATACTGGACAAAACTCACCAGCGCGTAG
- a CDS encoding ABC transporter ATP-binding protein produces MSQAATQNQTLTTASPEFDVELRKVFKLFNGEAVVRSVDLSIRRGEFFSILGPSGCGKTTTLRLIGGFESPSMGEVLIRGRSMTRVPPYRRPVNTVFQSYALFNHLTVWENVAFGLKLQKHRKAEMQVRVDDALKLVKMEAFARRFPAQLSGGQQQRVALARALVNRPAVLLLDEPLGALDLKLRKEMQMEISNLHRELGLTFVMVTHDQEEALSLSDRIAVMNQGRIEQIDAPYRIYEQPKTPFVADFIGDTNLFHGKIEGFTSSTLWINTDNGLPMKAQPPEAGPSLTSGPVMVSVRPEKIQVSLSPPAEVANCFEGRLLNLMYLGTHVHCTIELRSGDRVTVLQPNTSNLLPSTDTPIFLSWQVQDCLALPVE; encoded by the coding sequence ATGTCTCAGGCTGCTACTCAAAATCAGACCCTGACTACTGCCAGCCCCGAATTTGATGTGGAACTCCGCAAGGTCTTTAAGCTCTTCAACGGAGAGGCCGTAGTCAGAAGCGTTGACCTCTCGATTCGGCGAGGAGAATTTTTCAGCATCCTGGGGCCATCTGGGTGCGGTAAAACCACAACGCTGCGGCTGATTGGTGGCTTTGAGAGTCCTTCAATGGGGGAAGTGCTGATCCGGGGGCGATCGATGACCCGCGTGCCGCCCTACCGTCGTCCGGTGAATACCGTGTTTCAAAGCTATGCACTGTTTAACCATCTGACCGTTTGGGAAAATGTTGCGTTTGGACTAAAGCTGCAAAAACACCGCAAGGCCGAAATGCAAGTTCGGGTAGACGACGCTTTGAAACTGGTGAAAATGGAAGCCTTTGCCAGGCGGTTTCCGGCTCAACTGTCTGGCGGGCAGCAACAACGAGTGGCCCTGGCACGAGCACTGGTGAATCGTCCTGCTGTTCTGCTCTTGGATGAACCGTTGGGAGCACTGGACTTGAAGTTACGGAAAGAAATGCAGATGGAAATCTCCAACTTGCACCGAGAGTTAGGACTGACCTTTGTGATGGTAACTCATGACCAGGAAGAAGCACTGAGTTTGTCCGATCGCATCGCCGTGATGAACCAGGGCCGAATCGAGCAAATTGATGCTCCTTACCGGATTTATGAGCAACCCAAAACACCCTTCGTGGCTGACTTCATTGGAGATACCAATTTATTCCACGGAAAAATTGAGGGATTCACCTCCAGCACCTTATGGATTAATACCGACAACGGCCTACCAATGAAGGCCCAACCTCCGGAGGCTGGCCCATCCCTCACCTCCGGCCCAGTCATGGTGAGCGTTCGTCCAGAAAAAATTCAGGTGAGCCTCTCTCCACCTGCTGAGGTCGCCAACTGTTTTGAAGGCCGCCTCCTGAATCTCATGTATCTGGGAACTCATGTGCATTGCACCATTGAACTGCGCTCTGGCGATCGAGTCACCGTCTTGCAACCCAACACCTCCAACCTCCTCCCCAGTACCGATACCCCCATCTTTCTGTCCTGGCAGGTTCAGGATTGTTTGGCCCTACCTGTAGAGTAA